One Rhododendron vialii isolate Sample 1 chromosome 2a, ASM3025357v1 genomic region harbors:
- the LOC131315552 gene encoding helicase and polymerase-containing protein TEBICHI isoform X6, with protein MASGSPRTRIDQFFASKKKKKSLSSSLKPGRGDKDPKATLEASPSAKGSLDSYVVTSQDDNCSDIPLCRAHVSSDREGLVKRSLTLEISSLTSYGNGNVSLSAPYQPQNSEAYGKDQKEGSHVTSCVGDISDRALVNSESAVGAGNSELKQFATDFLSLYCSERPPSLSTPLEPKVSAHKRQGSPSLLVVEDKSSKKRHCIVDGNESQAKIEATCYDEKDEELVEYGVIPECGEAFIKGSRGMNVDTHMVEIHSSLRKCNTTLAASLYNTECDTPGLTTRACGTPKSTRGSSIFSPGEAFWNEAIEVADGFLVTNDGILVPVAGELSIAKKRSDIKDTKILGSVGGDDASNKILDEGASRVLGVEMNASMRSAGKHGNSLDEEASPLPVKHFSFEDKNMDEETLYSSSADNNNALMHKQGKQQVQELPLVSDAAKQKVGTLRRDHESITSSTPYIGKRNLLPNSQNNEDSTPSSSVLLKNHLDLRHWLPSEICSTYVKKGISQLYSWQVDCLQVDGVLERRNLVYCASTSAGKSFVAEILMLRRVLSTGKMALLVLPYVSICAEKAEHLEALLEPLGKHVRSYYGNQGGGTLPKDTSVSVCTIEKANSLINRLLEEGRLSEVGIIVIDELHMVGDQSRGYLLELMLTKLRYAAGEGNGESSSGESSGMSSGKNDPAHGLQIIGMSATLPNVSAVADWLQASLYQTDFRPVPLEEYIKVGNTIYDKKMDVVRTISKTSDLSGKDPDHIVELCNEVVQEGNSVLIFCSSRKGCESTARHVAKFLRKFPASAHDDKNESIDVTSAIDSLGRSPAGLDPILEETLPFGVAYHHAGLTVEERETVETCYRRGLVRVLTATSTLAAGVNLPARRVIFRQPRIGREFIDGTRYRQMAGRAGRTGIDTKGESVLICKPEEVKRIIKIVNDSCPPLHSCLSDDKNGMTHAILEVVAGGIVQTASDIHRYVRCTLLNSTKPFEDVVKSAQDSLKWLCHRKFLEWNEDTKLYSTTPLGRASFGSSLCPEESLIVLDDLSRAREGFVLASDLHLVYLVTPTNVEVEPDWELYYERFMELSALDQSVGNRVGVVEPFLMRMAHHGPMRTANRSRDNTKGLMGRVGMTNHNMLSDEQTLRMCKRFYVALILSRLVQEIPVAEVCEAFKVARGMVQALQENAGRFASMVSVFCERLGWHDLEGLVSKFQNRVSFGVRAEIVELTSIPFVKGSRARALYKAGLRTPQAIAEASVSELVKALFEYSSWTAQENSAQRRIQLSVAKKIKNGARKIVLDKAEEARVAAFSAFKSLGLDVPEFSRPLSLKVAGDAIRKEATTSSGEDSTGSFVVGVGVQHTKHSSKLIRDGSENLDKLKLEVGQEKSTKAFDVPLGISDEAKSAAIMQTNFGAENPAAVEGPVILDEKNTTVNHIGNVVTSSSGPLLITGNENRTFDEYHERVGQERHDRENACFVSKENASSDKGPVSAVNISGGFDSFLDLWDTAQEFYFDIHFSKRPKGNSSVPFEIHGIAICWENSPVYYVNLPKDLFWFKRRNDTLSMTISGDGDGGDVLAPKHRFELAMQRWNRIVMIMGRKDVKKYTWNLKVQIQVFKVPAVSIQRLGSLNLAVKTLGLELVDSSYYVLSPVFVRDGLDMCIVAWILWPDEERSSNPNLEKEVKKRLSSEAAAAASRSGRWKNQMRIAAHNGCCRRVAQTRALYSVLWKLLISEGLVEALLSIEIPLVNILADMEVWGIGVDMEGCLQARQMLGRKLRYLEKEAYRLAGMTFSLYSAPDIANVLYGHLKLPIPEGSNKAKQHPSTDKHCLNLLRHEHPIIPVIKEHRSLAKLLNCTLGSICSLARLSIRTQKYMLHGHWLQTSTATGRLSMEEPNLQICEDP; from the exons ATGGCGTCTGGTTCCCCTCGGACGCGTATCGATCAG TTTTTTgcttcaaagaagaagaagaaatctctTTCATCATCTTTAAAGCCTGGGAGAGGTGACAAAGATCCAAAAGCTACACTCGAAGCATCTCCTAGTGCCAAGGGGTCTCTAGACAGCTATGTGGTGACTTCCCAAGATGATAATTGTTCCGATATACCGTTGTGCAGAGCTCATGTTTCTTCAGATAGGGAAGGTCTTGTCAAGAGAAGCCTGACACTAGAGATTAGCTCGTTGACCAGCTATGGAAATGGAAACGTCTCGTTGTCAGCCCCTTACCAACCTCAAAATTCTGAGGCCTATGGAAAGGATCAAAAGGAAGGATCCCATGTGACGTCATGCGTTGGTGATATTTCTGATAGAGCTCTTGTCAATTCAGAGTCTGCAGTTGGTGCTGGAAACTCTGAACTTAAGCAGTTTGCAACCGACTTTTTGTCATTGTATTGTAG TGAACGTCCACCAAGTCTAAGTACACCCTTAGAGCCGAAAGTGAGTGCTCATAAAAGACAGGGTAGTCCATCTTTGCTAGTGGTAGAGGATAAATCATCTAAGAAAAGGCATTGCATTGTTGACGGGAACGAGTCCCAGGCCAAGATTGAAGCCACTTGCTATGATGAGAAGGATGAGGAATTGGTAGAGTATGGTGTCATCCCTGAATGTGGAGAAGCATTTATCAAGGGTTCCAGAGGG ATGAATGTAGATACTCATATGGTGGAAATTCATTCGAGCTTGAGAAAATGCAACACAACATTGGCAGCTTCGTTATACAATACTGAATGTGATACACCTGGTCTGACTACCCGAGCCTGTGGAACTCCCAAATCAACCCGTGGAAGCTCCATATTTTCTCCTGGAGAAGCATTTTGGAATGAAGCAATTGAAGTTGCTGATGGTTTTCTTGTGACGAATGATGGCATTTTAGTCCCAGTCGCTGGAGAACTTAGTATTGCAAAGAAACGGAGTGATATAAAGGATACAAAAATTTTGGGAAGTGTGGGGGGTGATGATGCGTCAAACAAAATATTGGATGAGGGTGCAAGTAGAGTCCTCGGTGTTGAAATGAATGCTTCTATGAGGTCAGCCGGTAAGCACGGGAATAGTTTGGATGAAGAAGCATCACCGTTGCCTGTGAAGCACTTCTCCTTCGAGGACAAAAATATGGATGAGGAAACCCTGTATTCTTCTTCAGCTGACAACAATAATGCGCTGATGCACAAACAAGGTAAACAACAGGTACAAGAGTTGCCCCTTGTGAGCGATGCAGCCAAGCAAAAAGTGGGTACTTTGAGGCGAGATCATGAAAGCATCACATCTAGTACACCGTATATTGGCAAAAGAAATTTGTTGCCAAATAGTCAAAACAATGAAGACAGTACTCCATCAAGTTCTGTGCTGCTAAAGAACCATTTAGATCTAAGGCACTGGCTTCCTTCTGAAATATGCAGCACATATGTGAAGAAAGGAATCTCACAGTTGTATTCGTGGCAG GTTGACTGCCTTCAGGTGGATGGCGTTTTAGAAAGAAGAAATCTTGTCTATTGTGCTTCTACTAG TGCTGGTAAAAGTTTCGTTGCTGAAATTTTAATGTTACGGCGAGTCTTATCAACTGGAAAAATGGCACTTCTTGTACTTCCATATGTATCAATTTGTGCAGAAAAG GCAGAGCATCTAGAGGCCCTTTTAGAACCACTTGGCAAGCATGTACGCAGTTATTATGGGAACCAAGGTGGTGGGACTCTTCCAAAAGATACCTCTGTATCTGTCTGCACAATTGAGAAGGCTAACTCTTTAATAAATAGATTGCTAGAAGAGGGTCGTCTTTCAGAAGTTGGGATTATTGTGATAGATGAACTGCACATG GTTGGTGATCAAAGTAGGGGTTATCTATTGGAGCTTATGTTGACAAAGCTTCGTTATGCTGCTGGTGAAGGCAATGGAGAATCTTCTAGTGGAGAAAGTTCGGGTATGAGCAGTGGGAAGAATGACCCTGCTCATGGTCTTCAAATTATTGGTATGAGTGCAACCTTGCCTAACGTGTCTGCTGTTGCTGATTGGCTTCAA GCATCTTTGTACCAGACTGATTTCCGACCAGTTCCGTTAGAGGAATACATTAAAGTTGGAAACAccatttatgacaaaaaaatgGACGTTGTTAGGACAATCTCTAAAACATCTGACCTAAGCGGTAAAGATCCAGATCATATTGTTGAATTGTGCAATGAG GTTGTTCAAGAGGGTAATTCGGTGCTGATATTTTGCTCTAGTCGAAAAGGATGTGAATCTACTGCTAGGCATGTTGCTAAATTCCTCAGGAAATTTCCTGCCAGTGCCCATGACGATAAAAATGAATCCATTGACGTCACTTCAGCTATTGATTCCTTGGGAAGAAGTCCTGCAGGATTAGATCCCATTTTGGAGGAAACTCTTCCTTTCGGCGTGGCATACCATCATGCTGGTCTGACT GTTGAAGAAAGAGAGACTGTTGAGACCTGCTATCGCAGAGGACTTGTACGCGTCTTAACTGCTACATCTACCTTAGCTGCTGGGGTTAACCTACCTGCCAGGAGGGTCATTTTTCGGCAACCCCGGATTGGTCGTGAGTTTATTGATGGAACAAGGTACAGACAGATGGCTGGTCGGGCTGGTCGGACTGGAATAGATACGAAGGGCGAGAGT GTTTTAATTTGCAAACCAGAAGAAgttaaaagaattataaaaattGTTAACGACAGCTGTCCTCCGCTGCATTCTTGTCTCTCTGATGATAAGAATGGGATGACCCATGCAATTTTAGAAGTTGTTGCTGGTGGAATTGTTCAAACTGCTAGTGATATTCATCGATATGTTCGATGTACCCTTCTCAATTCCACAAAGCCATTCGAAGATGTTGTAAAATCAGCTCAGGATTCTCTCAAGTGGCTATGCCACAGGAAATTTCTCGAATGGAATGAAGACACTAAGTTGTACAGCACAACACCTCTTGGACGTGCATCTTTTGGAAGTTCTCTGTGCCCTGAAGAATCACTT ATCGTGCTAGATGATCTTTCAAGGGCCAGAGAAGGATTTGTGCTTGCATCTGATTTGCATTTAGTATACTTGGTAACACCCACCAATGTTGAAGTTGAACCAGATTGGGAATTATATTATGAAAGATTCATGGAATTGTCAGCTCTTGACCAG TCGGTTGGCAATCGAGTTGGAGTGGTAGAACCCTTTTTGATGCGTATGGCCCACCATGGGCCTATGCGCACTGCAAACAGATCAAGGGATAACACTAAAGGGCTGATGGGCAGAGTTGGGATGACAAACCATAATATGCTTTCAGATGAGCAAacacttagaatgtgtaaacgCTTCTATGTTGCTCTCATCTTGTCAAGACTTGTGCAG GAAATACCTGTGGCTGAGGTTTGTGAAGCCTTTAAAGTGGCTCGGGGCATGGTTCAGGCCTTACAAGAAAATGCTGGAAGGTTTGCATCTATGGTCTCTGTATTCTGTGAGAGGCTTGGTTGGCATGACCTGGAAGGCTTGGTTTCGAAGTTCCAAAATCGTGTTTCGTTTGGGGTCCGAGCAGAGATTGTAGAGCTTACTAGTATTCCATTTGTTAAG GGTTCTCGAGCTAGAGCACTTTATAAGGCTGGCCTCCGTACGCCTCAAGCAATAGCTGAAGCATCAGTTTCTGAACTTGTGAAGGCTCTTTTTGAATATTCATCATGGACTGCACAAG AAAATTCAGCACAACGGCGGATACAGTTGAGTGTAGCAAAGAAGATAAAGAATGGGGCACGCAAAATTGTTCTTGATAAAGCTGAAGAGGCTAGGGTTGCTGCCTTCTCAGCTTTTAAATCTCTTGGGCTGGATGTTCCCGAATTTTCTCGACCTCTATCATTAAAGGTTGCTGGTGATGCCATCCGAAAAGAAGCAACTACCTCTTCTGGGGAAGACTCTACAGGTAGCTTTGTTGTTGGTGTTGGTGTCCAGCATACAAAGCATTCATCTAAGTTGATAAGAGATGGATCTGAAAATCTTGATAAACTAAAGCTAGAAGTTGGACAAGAGAAGTCAACAAAAGCTTTTGATGTTCCCTTGGGGATTTCAGATGAAGCGAAATCAGCTGCTATCATGCAAACTAACTTCGGTGCCGAAAATCCTGCAGCTGTTGAAGGGCCTGTTATTCTAGATGAGAAAAATACTACTGTCAACCATATTGGTAATGTAGTCACCTCCTCCTCTGGTCCTTTACTTATAACTGGTAATGAAAACAGGACATTTGACGAATATCATGAACGTGTTGGGCAGGAGCGGCATGACAGAGAAAATGCATGTTTTGTTAGTAAGGAAAATGCTTCTTCTGACAAAGGTCCTGTAAGTGCTGTCAATATTTCTGGTGGATTTGATTCCTTTCTTGATCTTTGGGATACAGCCCAAGAATTCTATTTTGATATTCACTTTAGCAAAAGACCGAAGGGGAATTCCAGTGTCCCTTTTGAAATACACGGCATAGCAATCTGTTGGGAAAATTCTCCAGTGTACTATGTCAATCTTCCCAAGGATCTATTTTGGTTTAAGAGAAGGAATGATACCTTGTCCATGACTATTtctggtgatggtgatggtggtgatgtTTTGGCACCAAAGCATCGGTTTGAACTAGCAATGCAAAGATGGAATAGGATTGTTATGATCATGGGGAGAAAAGATGTGAAGAAGTATACTTGGAACTTAAAAGTTCAGATTCAGGTGTTTAAAGTTCCTGCTGTTTCCATTCAGAGATTAGGTAGCCTGAATCTTGCTGTGAAAACTTTGGGTCTTGAACTTGTTGACAGCTCATACTATGTGTTGTCCCCGGTATTCGTACGGGATGGACTCGACATGTGCATTGTAGCATGGATCTTGTGGCCTGACGAGGAGAGAAGCTCCAACCCCAATCTGGAAAAG GAAGTTAAGAAAAGGTTATCCAGTGAGGCTGCAGCGGCTGCTAGTCGGAGTGGTAGATGGAAAAATCAGATGCGCATAGCTGCTCATAATGGTTGCTGCCGCAGAGTTGCGCAAACCCGAGCCTTATATTCTGTTCTCTGGAAATTGCTAATTTCTGAAGGACTAGTTGAAGCCCTTCTTAGCATTGAGATCCCACTG GTGAACATTCTTGCGGACATGGAGGTGTGGGGAATAGGTGTTGACATGGAGGGATGCCTTCAGGCCCGTCAAATGTTAGGGAGAAAACTAAGGTATCTTGAGAAGGAAGCTTACAGACTGGCTGGTATGACGTTTTCTTTGTATTCGGCGCCAGATATTGCAAATGTCCTTTATGGGCACCTGAAGCTGCCCATACCTGAAGGTTCCAATAAAGCAAAACAACACCCAAGCACCGACAAGCACTGTTTGAACTTGTTGAG GCATGAGCATCCCATTATTCCGGTCATAAAAGAGCACCGATCTTTGGCAAAGCTATTAAACTGTACCTTGGGATCAATTTGTTCGCTTGCTAGGCTTTCAATTAGGACACAGAAGTACATGCTTCATGGCCATTGGCTCCAAACATCAACAGCAACTGGACGACTTTCAATGGAGGAACCTAATCTTCAG ATATGTGAAGACCCTTAA